Proteins co-encoded in one Hymenobacter swuensis DY53 genomic window:
- a CDS encoding PstS family phosphate ABC transporter substrate-binding protein — MKRSNFWGIGAGLLCGSLLAGCGSNSSGSQQELDTTSSGTIQIGVDETFAPILTSQVDTFQKLYPSAHIQAQYNPELDVMQAFLKDSIRLAIVSRDLTADERATFQRQKLEPRTIRIGVDGVAIIVHPSNADSLLTVAQLQGIFAGKLTQWSQLSANNKLGAITAVFDNNNSSTARFVQDSVTRGGALTKGVFASKSNPALLDYVATHPNAIGVIGVNWISDRDDPKVPKFLSRVRVAGISPKASGSVPSDYVQPYQAYLAQKTYPLRRELYVISREARAGLGTGFASFLAGNKGQLIMLKAGLMPATGQVRMIEVKPN; from the coding sequence ATGAAGCGCAGTAATTTTTGGGGTATCGGGGCGGGTTTGCTGTGTGGCTCCTTATTGGCCGGTTGTGGTAGTAACTCGTCCGGCAGCCAGCAGGAGTTGGATACAACCAGCAGCGGCACTATCCAGATTGGCGTGGACGAGACGTTTGCTCCTATTCTGACGTCACAGGTAGACACATTCCAGAAGCTCTATCCCAGTGCCCACATTCAGGCACAGTACAACCCGGAGCTGGACGTAATGCAGGCCTTCCTTAAGGACAGCATACGCCTCGCCATTGTCTCACGCGACCTGACTGCCGACGAACGGGCCACGTTCCAGCGCCAGAAGCTGGAGCCACGCACCATTCGTATCGGGGTTGATGGTGTAGCCATTATCGTACATCCGAGCAATGCCGACTCTTTGCTAACTGTTGCGCAGCTACAGGGCATTTTTGCGGGTAAGCTGACGCAGTGGAGCCAACTCAGCGCGAATAATAAGCTGGGTGCCATTACGGCGGTATTCGATAACAACAACTCCAGTACGGCCCGTTTCGTGCAGGATTCGGTAACCCGAGGCGGGGCCCTTACCAAAGGAGTTTTTGCCTCTAAATCGAACCCGGCCCTGTTGGATTACGTTGCTACTCATCCCAATGCTATTGGGGTAATTGGGGTAAACTGGATAAGTGACCGGGACGACCCCAAGGTTCCGAAGTTTCTGAGCCGCGTGCGGGTAGCTGGTATCAGTCCGAAAGCCAGTGGCTCGGTTCCATCTGATTACGTTCAACCTTATCAGGCATACCTGGCCCAGAAGACGTATCCGCTGCGCCGGGAGCTGTATGTTATCAGCCGGGAAGCACGGGCCGGACTTGGCACCGGTTTTGCATCCTTTCTGGCAGGCAACAAGGGGCAGCTCATCATGCTGAAAGCAGGCCTTATGCCCGCCACCGGCCAGGTACGCATGATTGAGGTAAAGCCCAACTAA
- a CDS encoding RluA family pseudouridine synthase, whose protein sequence is MSEPEEDQEYLAQPPVPVAAAAVEEEDDEERGDELYEHHRITANRKQELLRLDKFLLNRLHSSSRTRIQNAIKAEAVQVNDRPVKSNYRVKPFDVITITLPEPPQEFKVMPEPMDLDIRYEDAELLLVNKPAGMVVHPAFGHWSGTLVNGLAHHLQGLPTGRNGEVRPGLVHRIDKDTSGLLVIGKSEYAMTHLSNQFFHHTIERTYLALVWGVPKETEGIIRTHIGRSLKDRKVQTVFPEGDQGRHAVTHYKVLRTFGKVTLVQCNLETGRTHQIRVHMKHIGHPLFGDATYGGDRIVYGQRTGAYKIFAEKTLELMPRQALHAKSLGFEHPVSREHLQFEVELPADFVELLARWEQYAAENE, encoded by the coding sequence ATGTCGGAGCCGGAAGAAGACCAGGAGTACCTTGCCCAACCGCCAGTTCCGGTAGCTGCGGCGGCTGTTGAGGAGGAAGACGATGAGGAGCGTGGCGACGAACTGTATGAGCATCACCGCATCACGGCCAACCGTAAGCAAGAACTGTTGCGGCTGGATAAGTTTCTGCTAAACCGGCTGCACAGTAGCTCTCGCACCCGAATTCAGAACGCCATCAAGGCCGAAGCGGTGCAGGTGAACGACCGGCCGGTAAAGTCGAACTATCGGGTAAAACCCTTTGATGTCATCACCATCACGCTACCCGAGCCACCCCAGGAGTTCAAGGTCATGCCTGAACCTATGGACCTGGATATTCGCTACGAGGACGCCGAACTATTGCTGGTGAATAAGCCCGCCGGTATGGTGGTGCATCCGGCTTTCGGCCACTGGAGCGGCACGCTGGTCAATGGTTTAGCGCATCACCTGCAGGGCCTGCCTACGGGCCGCAACGGCGAGGTGCGCCCAGGACTGGTTCACCGTATCGATAAGGATACGTCAGGGCTGCTCGTCATTGGGAAGTCGGAGTATGCCATGACGCACCTTTCCAACCAGTTTTTTCACCACACCATCGAGCGAACCTACTTGGCGCTAGTATGGGGAGTTCCCAAGGAAACGGAAGGCATCATCCGTACGCATATTGGTCGCAGCCTCAAGGACCGGAAGGTGCAGACCGTATTTCCGGAGGGCGACCAAGGTCGGCACGCCGTGACGCACTACAAAGTGCTGCGTACGTTCGGGAAGGTGACCCTGGTACAATGCAACCTTGAAACTGGGCGTACCCACCAGATCAGGGTTCATATGAAGCACATCGGCCATCCGTTGTTCGGGGACGCTACCTATGGCGGCGACCGTATCGTATACGGGCAGCGCACGGGGGCTTACAAAATTTTTGCGGAGAAAACATTAGAGCTAATGCCCCGGCAGGCTTTGCATGCCAAGTCATTGGGGTTTGAGCACCCTGTTTCGCGTGAGCATCTGCAGTTTGAGGTAGAATTGCCGGCCGATTTCGTGGAGCTGCTGGCCCGATGGGAGCAGTATGCCGCCGAGAACGAATAA
- a CDS encoding tetratricopeptide repeat protein yields MNLKPWKLTLLAALSVTGSAALAQTTSTQKAIELERYGEARAALLRAPQSNETAFELGRLYQMRDMPDSAAFYFNKVSLNQKDPMTMVAAGRAALAQGKTAEAEIQFDNAVKASKGKDAKVYTMIAQAYAESNVKDATKALTYVSAGEKLAKGKDDPALMIARGDLYLKSETGGGEAMNSYERASLADPNNVQAYVRKGQLNMRARSYNEAKTNFDKAISLDANYAPAYNALAETYYFAGRYDDALAQFQKYSSLAEKSSTTDAKYASFLYLTKKYPEALAEVDKVLAKEPNNLTMNRLRAYSLYETGKNDEALAAMQKYLQVAQAENKVITEDNVYYGKMLIKGGKTTEGAAIIKKAIDADPKKAAELQNELAQAYLAAKDYPSAITVLKQRMAANKGGELTDKVYLGRAYELNSQYAQADSLYSLVVTERPTYIPGYQMRARANANMDKDSKQGLAKPYYEQYIKVATAAEDATKYKSGLIEANKYLGYYYYQKGDKTAALPYWQQALTLDPNDQQAKTAVSEITKPAKAPAKAPVKRK; encoded by the coding sequence ATGAATCTTAAGCCCTGGAAGCTCACGCTCCTCGCTGCTTTGTCTGTTACCGGTTCGGCCGCTCTTGCTCAGACCACCAGCACTCAGAAAGCTATTGAGCTGGAGCGTTACGGCGAAGCCCGTGCTGCTTTGCTGCGTGCCCCCCAATCGAACGAAACCGCGTTTGAGTTGGGTCGGCTGTATCAGATGCGCGACATGCCGGATTCGGCCGCGTTTTATTTCAACAAGGTTTCTCTGAACCAGAAAGACCCCATGACCATGGTAGCCGCCGGCCGCGCCGCGCTGGCCCAGGGCAAGACTGCCGAAGCTGAAATTCAGTTCGACAACGCGGTGAAGGCCTCGAAAGGGAAAGATGCCAAGGTATACACGATGATTGCGCAGGCCTACGCGGAATCGAACGTAAAAGACGCCACTAAAGCCCTTACCTACGTGAGTGCCGGCGAGAAGCTAGCCAAAGGCAAGGACGATCCGGCTCTGATGATTGCCCGGGGCGACCTTTACCTGAAAAGCGAAACCGGTGGCGGCGAAGCCATGAACAGCTACGAGCGCGCCTCGCTGGCTGACCCCAACAACGTGCAGGCTTATGTGCGCAAAGGCCAGTTGAACATGCGCGCCCGCTCGTATAACGAAGCCAAAACCAACTTCGACAAGGCCATCAGTCTGGATGCTAACTATGCTCCGGCCTACAATGCCTTGGCGGAAACCTATTACTTCGCCGGCCGCTACGACGATGCGCTGGCGCAGTTCCAGAAGTACTCTTCGCTGGCCGAAAAGTCTTCGACGACGGATGCCAAGTACGCTTCATTCCTGTACCTAACCAAGAAGTACCCCGAGGCACTGGCAGAGGTGGATAAAGTTCTGGCTAAAGAGCCTAACAACCTCACCATGAATCGCCTGCGGGCTTACAGCCTGTACGAAACCGGCAAAAACGACGAGGCATTGGCCGCTATGCAGAAATACCTGCAGGTAGCTCAGGCTGAGAATAAGGTGATTACCGAAGACAACGTGTACTACGGTAAGATGCTCATCAAAGGCGGCAAAACGACAGAAGGCGCGGCTATCATCAAGAAAGCCATTGATGCTGACCCCAAGAAAGCGGCTGAACTGCAGAATGAGTTGGCTCAAGCTTACCTGGCGGCTAAAGACTACCCCAGTGCCATCACGGTGCTGAAGCAGCGAATGGCAGCCAACAAAGGCGGTGAGCTTACGGATAAAGTATATCTCGGCCGTGCTTACGAGCTTAACAGCCAGTACGCACAAGCTGACAGCCTATACAGCTTGGTAGTAACTGAGCGCCCGACCTACATCCCTGGCTACCAGATGCGCGCTCGTGCCAATGCAAACATGGATAAGGATTCAAAGCAGGGTCTGGCCAAACCGTATTATGAGCAGTACATCAAAGTAGCTACGGCCGCTGAAGATGCAACCAAGTACAAGTCGGGCCTGATTGAGGCAAACAAGTACTTGGGCTACTATTACTACCAGAAAGGCGACAAAACCGCTGCTCTGCCCTACTGGCAGCAAGCGCTGACGCTGGACCCTAATGACCAGCAGGCCAAAACGGCTGTGAGCGAAATTACCAAGCCCGCTAAAGCCCCGGCCAAAGCTCCCGTGAAGCGCAAATAA